One genomic window of Parasteatoda tepidariorum isolate YZ-2023 chromosome 9, CAS_Ptep_4.0, whole genome shotgun sequence includes the following:
- the LOC139426372 gene encoding TD and POZ domain-containing protein 2-like: MELIGGLKKENLSENEILYEWDFKAIVFNKSYRSQRHCENVLPHQNISAGQFSIVPDNSQSVVKFFLFLYGYEGRSGQKMIFTLCLIDKDDSRFKVSCPDLYLELGTSMKIFEIHSSHPILFNCKHYVFKLTIKLQEDLHSASPFSNINIPAQDAKESNRALDLIPKNEHYLKELSQDMGSLYNSGDLYDLEIRIGEDILRAHKLILCARSPVFKKMMEHDCLESSTNSITITDCPKSPFVKFLKYLYTGEIESTPLDTVMSLYSLGDKYDVPILKESCSDMLQSKLSSDDSVEDVANIVCYVLQLAECHSDSKLKDLAASFIVNHFPVVSNKQSWKDLMKNNFELISNILALVASGLHKQISQLHCEIQYRGQE; the protein is encoded by the exons ATGGAACTAATTGGTGGacttaagaaagaaaatcttaGCGAAAACGAAATTTTGTATGAGTGGGATTTTAAAGCGATAGTTTTTAACAAGTCATATCGAAGTCAACGACATTGTGAGAATGTTTTGCCACACCAAAATATTTCTGCCGGACAATTCTCAATAGTGCCTGATAATTCACAGAGTGTTGTtaagttttttctctttctgtATGGTTATGAAGGACGAAGTGGACAGAAAATGATCTTTACCCTATGTCTTATAGATAAGGACGATTCTAGATTTAAAGTAAGTTGTCCTGACCTCTACCTTGAGCTTGGTACatctatgaaaatatttgaaattcattcATCGCATCCAATACTTTTTAATTGCAAgcattatgtttttaaacttacgATAAAATTACAAGAAGATCTGCATTCTGCATCTCCATTTTCCAATATAAATATCCCCGCTCAGGATGCAAAAGAAAGTAATAGAGCTTTAGATCTGATTCCGAAAAACGAGCACTATCTAAAAGAGTTGAGTCAAGACATGGGATCACTCTATAATTCTGGAGACTTGTATGATCTGGAAATCCGTATTGGCGAAGATATCCTTCGTGCTCATAAGTTGATACTTTGTGCTCGCTCACCTGTTTTTAAGAAGATGATGGAACATGATTGCCTAGAATCCTCAACCAACTCTATCACCATCACTGACTGTCCTAAATCtccatttgttaaatttttaaagtacctTTACACAGGAGAAATAGAAAGTACTCCGTTAGATACTGTTATGTCCCTGTACTCGCTAGGAGATAAATACGATGTGCCTATTCTGAAAGAATCTTGTTCTGATATGTTGCAATCAAAACTTTCTTCTGATGATTCCGTTGAAGATGTTGCTAATATCGTCTGCTATGTTTTACAGCTAGCCGAATGTCATAGTGATTCGAAACTGAAAGATTTAGCCGCTAGTTTTATCGTTAACCACTTCCCAGTGGTATCGAATAAACAAAGTTGGAAAGACttgatgaaaaacaatttcgaaCTGATATCTAATATTCTCGCTCTTGTTGCTTCTGGTTTGCACAAACAG ATCAGCCAACTCCATTGTGAAATCCAGTACAGAGGACAAGAATAA